From Candidatus Binatia bacterium, a single genomic window includes:
- a CDS encoding acetyl-CoA acetyltransferase gives MSGTIKDKVAIVGVGACKFGENWTSSREDMIVDAAYEAYADAGIENPQQQIEAVFCGAVYPREGTAEIAEALKIFGKPISIVSDYCQTGTDAFRFGALAVASGMYDTVLVVGFDKPKDRGVSGPSVNFDRVRGLPSTPAGWFSLCAARYFETYNAGREDLAKIAVKNHHNGTLAPKSMLKREITVDDVLNARLISWPFGLYDCAAQSDGAAACILTRAESAKNYRDDHVLVKAVTIAVSEHPQRDPEFDFLGWKPTQYAAKDAYRQAGISDPFKELDVVQLHDCFTLTEMLTYEDLGLIERGSAKDHIASGTFELDGELPINTDGGLKTFGHPTGATGVRMIYENTLQLQGRAEKRQVKNATMALSHNIGGPPTTCGIAIIGMP, from the coding sequence ATGAGTGGAACCATCAAGGACAAGGTCGCCATCGTGGGTGTCGGCGCGTGCAAGTTCGGCGAGAACTGGACGTCGTCTCGCGAGGACATGATCGTCGACGCAGCATACGAGGCCTATGCCGACGCCGGGATCGAGAACCCGCAACAGCAGATCGAGGCCGTGTTCTGCGGAGCGGTCTATCCGCGTGAAGGCACCGCCGAGATCGCCGAAGCCCTGAAGATCTTCGGTAAGCCGATCAGCATCGTTTCCGACTACTGCCAGACCGGCACCGACGCGTTCCGCTTCGGCGCGCTCGCCGTCGCGTCGGGCATGTACGACACGGTTCTGGTCGTCGGCTTCGACAAGCCGAAGGATCGTGGTGTGTCCGGGCCCTCGGTCAACTTCGACCGCGTCCGCGGACTCCCCTCGACGCCGGCCGGCTGGTTCTCCCTCTGCGCCGCCCGCTACTTCGAGACGTACAACGCAGGCCGCGAGGACCTCGCCAAGATCGCGGTGAAGAATCACCACAATGGAACGCTCGCGCCAAAGTCGATGCTGAAGCGCGAGATCACGGTCGACGACGTCTTGAACGCTCGACTGATTTCGTGGCCCTTCGGTCTCTACGACTGCGCTGCGCAATCCGACGGCGCGGCGGCGTGCATCCTCACGCGCGCCGAGTCCGCCAAGAACTACCGCGATGACCACGTGCTCGTGAAAGCCGTCACGATCGCCGTGTCCGAGCACCCGCAGCGAGACCCCGAGTTCGACTTCCTCGGCTGGAAGCCGACACAGTACGCCGCGAAGGACGCCTACCGGCAAGCCGGGATCTCGGACCCGTTCAAGGAGCTGGACGTCGTCCAGCTGCACGACTGCTTCACGCTGACCGAGATGCTCACCTACGAGGACCTCGGCCTCATCGAGAGGGGTTCGGCGAAGGACCACATCGCGAGCGGCACGTTCGAGCTCGACGGCGAGCTTCCGATCAACACGGACGGCGGTCTCAAGACGTTTGGACACCCAACCGGCGCAACCGGCGTCCGCATGATCTACGAGAACACTCTGCAGCTTCAGGGTCGGGCCGAGAAGCGCCAGGTGAAGAACGCCACCATGGCGCTGAGCCACAACATCGGCGGTCCGCCGACCACCTGCGGCATCGCGATCATCGGGATGCCCTGA